One genomic region from Pseudomonas sp. R5-89-07 encodes:
- the xylB gene encoding xylulokinase has translation MTQQNLFLGIDCGTQGTKAIVLDASSGKVLGLGAAAHTLISGANGRREQHTQEWLDAFTKATHRALQQAGVDGQDILGIGVSGQQHGLVLLDEHGEVLRPAKLWCDTETAAENDRLLQHLGGESGSLERLGVAIAPGYTVSKLLWTREQHPDLFARIAHILLPHDYLNYWLTGRAVAEYGDASGTGYFNVRSREWDVALLQHIDPSGRLQAALPELIEADQAVGAILPAIAERLGINPKAVVASGGGDNMMGAIGTGNIAPGVITMSLGSSGTVYAFADQPNVSPQASVATFCSSSGGWLPLICTMNLTNATSVIRELFELDLNAFNALVEQATIGADGVSMLPFLNGERVPALPHATGSLHGLTMTNLTRANLCRAVVEGTTFGLRYGLDLLRQTGLQSLGIRLIGGGSKSPVWRQMVADIMNTEVVCTEQSEAAALGAAIQAAWCQSGEPLASLCDKCVSLDPASRTVPVPANVSAYQQAYERYQQLVATL, from the coding sequence ATGACCCAGCAAAACCTGTTCCTCGGCATCGACTGCGGCACCCAGGGCACCAAAGCCATCGTCCTCGACGCGTCCAGCGGCAAGGTCCTGGGGCTGGGCGCCGCCGCGCACACCTTGATCAGCGGCGCCAACGGCCGACGTGAGCAGCACACCCAGGAATGGCTCGACGCCTTTACCAAAGCCACCCACCGCGCCCTGCAGCAGGCCGGGGTGGACGGCCAGGACATCCTCGGCATCGGCGTTTCCGGCCAGCAGCATGGCCTGGTGCTGCTCGATGAGCACGGTGAAGTGCTGCGCCCGGCGAAGCTGTGGTGCGACACCGAGACCGCCGCCGAAAACGATCGCCTGCTGCAGCACCTGGGCGGCGAAAGCGGCTCGCTGGAGCGCCTGGGCGTGGCCATTGCACCGGGCTACACGGTATCCAAACTGCTCTGGACCCGCGAACAGCATCCGGACCTTTTCGCGCGCATTGCGCATATCCTGCTGCCCCACGACTACCTCAATTACTGGCTCACCGGCCGCGCCGTCGCCGAATACGGCGATGCCTCGGGCACCGGCTATTTCAACGTGCGCAGCCGTGAATGGGACGTGGCGCTGCTTCAGCACATCGACCCCAGTGGCCGGCTGCAGGCGGCGTTGCCCGAGCTGATTGAAGCCGATCAAGCGGTGGGCGCGATCCTGCCGGCCATCGCCGAGCGCCTGGGCATCAACCCCAAGGCGGTCGTCGCCAGCGGCGGCGGCGACAACATGATGGGCGCCATCGGCACCGGCAATATCGCCCCTGGGGTAATCACTATGAGCCTGGGCTCATCGGGCACCGTCTATGCCTTTGCCGACCAGCCCAACGTCAGCCCCCAGGCGTCGGTCGCCACCTTCTGCTCCTCCAGCGGTGGCTGGTTACCGTTGATCTGCACGATGAACCTGACCAACGCCACCAGTGTGATCCGCGAGCTGTTCGAACTCGACCTGAACGCCTTCAACGCCCTGGTCGAGCAGGCCACCATCGGTGCCGACGGAGTGAGCATGCTGCCGTTTCTCAACGGCGAGCGGGTACCCGCCCTACCCCACGCCACGGGCAGCCTGCACGGCCTGACCATGACCAACCTGACCCGCGCCAACCTGTGCCGCGCAGTGGTCGAAGGCACCACCTTCGGCCTGCGCTACGGCCTGGACCTGCTGCGCCAGACCGGCCTGCAAAGCCTGGGCATCCGCTTGATCGGCGGCGGTTCGAAAAGCCCGGTGTGGCGGCAGATGGTCGCCGATATCATGAACACCGAAGTGGTCTGCACCGAACAAAGCGAGGCCGCGGCCCTGGGCGCGGCGATCCAGGCGGCGTGGTGTCAGTCCGGCGAACCCCTGGCCAGCCTGTGCGACAAATGCGTGAGCCTCGATCCGGCCAGCCGCACCGTACCGGTGCCGGCCAATGTCAGCGCCTATCAACAAGCCTACGAGCGCTATCAACAACTTGTGGCAACCCTTTAA
- a CDS encoding carbohydrate kinase gives MYLVCGEALFDFFSEEDADGQAAKLNYKAIAGGSPFNVAVGLRRLGIESGFFAGISHDYLGRRLLQVLKNEGVNQDFLVPFDAPTTLAMVAVGANGSPQYSFRGEGCADRQLQLSHLPPLGDEIRGLHVGSFSLVVQPIGDTLLNLVKRESGKRLISLDPNVRLNPQPDIQLWRDRVAELVKHADLIKVSDEDLHLLYPEQSPESVLQGWLQHRCQLVFLTRGGDGASVFSRRHGTWSQPAIDIVMADTVGAGDTFQAALIAWLTEHQLDSVEGLQQLGREQIDAMLGFAIRAAALTCTRTGPDLPYRSQLG, from the coding sequence ATGTATCTGGTGTGTGGTGAAGCGCTGTTTGATTTTTTCAGCGAGGAGGATGCCGACGGGCAGGCTGCCAAGCTCAATTACAAGGCGATTGCCGGGGGTTCGCCGTTCAACGTGGCGGTCGGCCTGCGCCGCCTGGGGATCGAGTCAGGGTTCTTTGCCGGGATCTCCCACGACTACCTGGGCCGGCGCTTGTTGCAGGTGCTCAAGAACGAAGGCGTGAACCAAGACTTCCTGGTGCCCTTCGATGCGCCAACCACCCTGGCCATGGTGGCCGTGGGCGCCAATGGCTCGCCCCAGTACAGCTTTCGTGGCGAAGGCTGCGCAGACCGGCAGTTGCAACTGAGCCACCTGCCGCCCCTGGGTGACGAAATTCGCGGCCTGCATGTCGGCTCGTTCTCGCTGGTGGTACAGCCAATCGGCGATACGCTGCTCAACCTGGTCAAGCGCGAGAGCGGCAAGCGCCTGATCAGCCTCGACCCCAACGTGCGGCTGAACCCGCAACCGGACATCCAACTGTGGCGCGACCGGGTGGCGGAGTTGGTCAAGCATGCGGACCTGATCAAGGTCAGCGATGAAGACCTGCACCTGCTCTACCCCGAGCAGTCCCCGGAAAGCGTGCTGCAAGGCTGGCTGCAACACCGTTGCCAGCTGGTGTTTCTCACCCGTGGCGGCGATGGCGCCAGCGTGTTCAGCCGCCGCCATGGCACTTGGTCGCAACCGGCCATCGATATCGTGATGGCCGATACGGTGGGCGCCGGCGATACCTTCCAGGCCGCACTGATTGCCTGGTTGACCGAGCACCAATTGGACTCGGTCGAGGGCCTGCAACAGCTTGGCCGCGAACAGATCGACGCCATGCTCGGCTTTGCGATCCGCGCTGCAGCGCTGACCTGCACCCGCACCGGGCCGGACCTGCCTTACCGTAGCCAATTAGGCTGA